In a single window of the Rhodamnia argentea isolate NSW1041297 chromosome 2, ASM2092103v1, whole genome shotgun sequence genome:
- the LOC115737478 gene encoding GBF-interacting protein 1-like isoform X2, with amino-acid sequence MVTASKVEGGTQVLSARVRSTIQTIKEIVKNHSDADIYAALKESDMDPNETAQKLLNQDPFHEVKRRRDRKKEGTPQTASTDQRKHFENVGQGRKFSAEVDHGIRKGYTRNALPSNSGQARKSLPARSKEFRVVRDNRVNHSANGETRAASREEHPQPSTDPISSTSDRRLKGSSSILKPLGGQSHSPAFKVPGSLDRQALPTSGKETLEQERVTDLSAVSRVQAAKPTNSQFPSTSLASSNSAVGLYSSSTDPVHVPSPDSRSSSVVGAIKREVGVVGVRRQSSEDSVKHLSEPGVSFSNSPLRRDYSPSEAFQSLTAVSKTDQLGRTAVSQSASTSTSSIRSSITNQFSGRPHQSVGHQKVSQPIKEWKPKSSQRPSNSNPGIIGTPPKSAAPTDKNFKRVDPQVANMPEKFARLNIHEAQNVIIAQHIRVPDADRCQLTFGSFGVDFDTSRNFAPGGAREELIGESAASLSESARASSSGTSESKQVDMVEEHVRNSRSNSPTSPATSDNQLTDKEEADAQDLDSYNAIGMVTDHTRVNAPSESQQQQDPPELPSFSAYDPRTGYDISYFRTTMEEAVRGQGLPSPQEALSSHAANSMPVSTVAMGGQQQHQQPPPVAQMYPQVHVSHFPNLMPYRQFLSPVYVPPMAMPGYSSNPAYPHPSSGNSYMLMPGGASHLNTGGLKYGVQQFKPVPAGSPTGFGNFASPAGYAVNPPGIVGSATGLDDSSRMKYKDNNLYVPTPQAETSEMWMQNPREIPGMQSTPYYNMTGQTPHAAYLPSHTGHASFNAAAAQSSHMQFSGLYHPSPQAAAIANPHHLSPSMGASLGVGVAAPSPVAQVGAYQQPQLGHLNWTTNF; translated from the exons ATGGTCACTGCTTCCAAAGTCGAAGGCGGCACTCAGGTACTATCGGCTCGCGTCCGCAGCACCATCCAGACGATCAAGGAGatcgtcaagaaccactccGATGCCGACATCTACGCCGCTCTCAAGGAGAGCGACATGGATCCTAACGAGACCGCCCAGAAATTGCTCAATCAAG ATCCATTCCACGAGGTGAAGAGAAGAAGGGATAGGAAGAAGGAG GGTACACCACAGACAGCTTCTACCGATCAAAGGAAACATTTCGAAAATGTCGGACAGGGTAGGAAGTTCTCTGCAGAAGTTGATCATGGCATTCGAAAAGGCTATACCCGGAACGCTTTGCCCAGTAATTCTGGACAGGCAAGGAAGTCTTTACCTG CAAGAAGCAAGGAGTTTCGTGTTGTGCGGGACAACAGAGTTAATCACAGTGCAAATGGAGAAACGAGGGCTGCCTCCCGGGAGGAACATCCACAACCCTCCACCGACCCAATATCATCTACTTCTGATAGAAG ATTGAAGGGAAGTTCATCTATTCTAAAGCCTTTGGGTGGGCAGAGTCATTCTCCAGCTTTTAAAGTTCCTGGCTCGCTAGATCGACAAGCCTTACCCACTTCTGGGAAGGAAACATTAGAGCAAGAAAGAGTTACTGATTTGAGTGCAGTTTCGCGGGTACAAGCTGCCAAACCAACCAATTCCCAGTTTCCTTCTACGAGTTTAGCATCAAGCAACTCTGCGGTGGGACTTTATTCATCCTCAACAGACCCTGTTCATGTTCCCTCTCCTGATTCCAGGTCATCGTCTGTGGTTGGGGCTATTAAGCGTGAAGTTGGGGTTGTCGGTGTTCGGCGACAGTCTTCTGAGGATTCTGTCAAGCATTTATCAGAACCAGGTGTTTCTTtctctaattctccattgagaaggGACTATTCTCCTTCAGAAGCCTTTCAGTCTTTGACTGCTGTCTCTAAGACTGACCAACTCGGTCGGACTGCTGTGAGTCAGTCTGCTTCAACCTCAACATCAAGCATCCGATCATCCATAACCAATCAGTTCAGTGGCAGGCCACATCAATCTGTGGGCCATCAGAAAG TTTCCCAGCCAATTAAAGAATGGAAACCAAAGTCCAGCCAGAGGCCAAGCAATAGTAATCCAGGGATAATTGGAACACCTCCGAAATCTGCTGCTCCTACTGATAAGAATTTTAAAAGAGTTGATCCGCAAGTAGCTAACATGCCAGAAAAGTTTGCTCGTCTTAACATTCACGAGGCGCAGAATGTAATCATTGCTCAGCATATAAGAGTCCCGGATGCTGATCGCTGTCAGCTGACTTTTGGCAGCTTTGGTGTTGACTTTGATACATCTAGGAATTTTGCTCCGGGAGGTGCTAGAGAAGAATTAATTGGGGAGTCAGCTGCAAG TTTGTCAGAATCAGCCCGGGCATCTTCTAGCGGTACTTCTGAATCTAAACAGGTGGACATGGTTGAGGAGCATGTTAGAAATTCGAGATCAAATTCTCCGACTTCACCTGCAACTTCTGATAATCAGTTGACAGACAAAGAAGAAGCTGATGCTCAGGATTTAGACAGTTATAATGCCATTGGAATGGTCACAGATCACACCCGAGTCAATGCTCCTTCAGAGTCGCAACAGCAGCAAGATCCTCCTGAGCTTCCCAGCTTTTCG GCTTATGATCCTCGGACTGGGTACGACATATCATACTTCAGAACCACTATGGAAGAAGCTGTCCGTGGACAGGGCCTACCATCTCCTCAAGAG GCCTTAAGTTCACACGCCGCTAACAGCATGCCGGTGTCAACTGTAGCCATGGGAGGACAGCAGCAACACCAGCAACCACCGCCGGTGGCTCAAATGTACCCTCAAGTTCATGTTTCCCATTTTCCAAACCTAATGCCATATCGACAGTTTCTCTCACCTGTTTATGTTCCCCCTATGGCCATGCCTGGCTACTCTAGTAACCCTGCGTATCCTCATCCATCTAGTGGCAACAGTTACATGTTGATGCCTGGAGGTGCTTCTCATCTTAACACAGGTGGCCTCAAATATGGAGTTCAACAGTTTAAGCCTGTTCCAGCTGGTAGTCCTACAGGTTTTGGCAATTTCGCTAGTCCTGCAGGATATGCTGTGAATCCTCCTGGCATTGTAGGGAGTGCAACTGGGCTTGATGATTCGTCTCGAATGAAATATAAGGATAACAATTTGTATGTTCCAACTCCACAG GCCGAGACATCTGAAATGTGGATGCAGAACCCTAGAGAGATCCCAGGAATGCAATCCACCCCCTACTACAATATGACGGGGCAGACACCTCATGCTGCTTATTTGCCGTCCCACACTGGGCATGCTTCCTTTAATGCGGCTGCTGCGCAATCTTCCCACATGCAATTCTCGGGCTTGTACCACCCGTCTCCGCAAGCAGCTGCAATCGCGAATCCACACCACTTGAGCCCATCTATGGGGGCGAGCTTGGGAGTGGGGGTGGCTGCGCCTTCTCCTGTGGCTCAAGTCGGTGCTTATCAGCAACCACAATTGGGGCATCTTAATTGGACGACGAACTTCTGA
- the LOC115737478 gene encoding GBF-interacting protein 1-like isoform X1 has product MVTASKVEGGTQVLSARVRSTIQTIKEIVKNHSDADIYAALKESDMDPNETAQKLLNQDPFHEVKRRRDRKKEGTPQTASTDQRKHFENVGQGRKFSAEVDHGIRKGYTRNALPSNSGQARKSLPGNGTRSKEFRVVRDNRVNHSANGETRAASREEHPQPSTDPISSTSDRRLKGSSSILKPLGGQSHSPAFKVPGSLDRQALPTSGKETLEQERVTDLSAVSRVQAAKPTNSQFPSTSLASSNSAVGLYSSSTDPVHVPSPDSRSSSVVGAIKREVGVVGVRRQSSEDSVKHLSEPGVSFSNSPLRRDYSPSEAFQSLTAVSKTDQLGRTAVSQSASTSTSSIRSSITNQFSGRPHQSVGHQKVSQPIKEWKPKSSQRPSNSNPGIIGTPPKSAAPTDKNFKRVDPQVANMPEKFARLNIHEAQNVIIAQHIRVPDADRCQLTFGSFGVDFDTSRNFAPGGAREELIGESAASLSESARASSSGTSESKQVDMVEEHVRNSRSNSPTSPATSDNQLTDKEEADAQDLDSYNAIGMVTDHTRVNAPSESQQQQDPPELPSFSAYDPRTGYDISYFRTTMEEAVRGQGLPSPQEALSSHAANSMPVSTVAMGGQQQHQQPPPVAQMYPQVHVSHFPNLMPYRQFLSPVYVPPMAMPGYSSNPAYPHPSSGNSYMLMPGGASHLNTGGLKYGVQQFKPVPAGSPTGFGNFASPAGYAVNPPGIVGSATGLDDSSRMKYKDNNLYVPTPQAETSEMWMQNPREIPGMQSTPYYNMTGQTPHAAYLPSHTGHASFNAAAAQSSHMQFSGLYHPSPQAAAIANPHHLSPSMGASLGVGVAAPSPVAQVGAYQQPQLGHLNWTTNF; this is encoded by the exons ATGGTCACTGCTTCCAAAGTCGAAGGCGGCACTCAGGTACTATCGGCTCGCGTCCGCAGCACCATCCAGACGATCAAGGAGatcgtcaagaaccactccGATGCCGACATCTACGCCGCTCTCAAGGAGAGCGACATGGATCCTAACGAGACCGCCCAGAAATTGCTCAATCAAG ATCCATTCCACGAGGTGAAGAGAAGAAGGGATAGGAAGAAGGAG GGTACACCACAGACAGCTTCTACCGATCAAAGGAAACATTTCGAAAATGTCGGACAGGGTAGGAAGTTCTCTGCAGAAGTTGATCATGGCATTCGAAAAGGCTATACCCGGAACGCTTTGCCCAGTAATTCTGGACAGGCAAGGAAGTCTTTACCTGGTAACGGAA CAAGAAGCAAGGAGTTTCGTGTTGTGCGGGACAACAGAGTTAATCACAGTGCAAATGGAGAAACGAGGGCTGCCTCCCGGGAGGAACATCCACAACCCTCCACCGACCCAATATCATCTACTTCTGATAGAAG ATTGAAGGGAAGTTCATCTATTCTAAAGCCTTTGGGTGGGCAGAGTCATTCTCCAGCTTTTAAAGTTCCTGGCTCGCTAGATCGACAAGCCTTACCCACTTCTGGGAAGGAAACATTAGAGCAAGAAAGAGTTACTGATTTGAGTGCAGTTTCGCGGGTACAAGCTGCCAAACCAACCAATTCCCAGTTTCCTTCTACGAGTTTAGCATCAAGCAACTCTGCGGTGGGACTTTATTCATCCTCAACAGACCCTGTTCATGTTCCCTCTCCTGATTCCAGGTCATCGTCTGTGGTTGGGGCTATTAAGCGTGAAGTTGGGGTTGTCGGTGTTCGGCGACAGTCTTCTGAGGATTCTGTCAAGCATTTATCAGAACCAGGTGTTTCTTtctctaattctccattgagaaggGACTATTCTCCTTCAGAAGCCTTTCAGTCTTTGACTGCTGTCTCTAAGACTGACCAACTCGGTCGGACTGCTGTGAGTCAGTCTGCTTCAACCTCAACATCAAGCATCCGATCATCCATAACCAATCAGTTCAGTGGCAGGCCACATCAATCTGTGGGCCATCAGAAAG TTTCCCAGCCAATTAAAGAATGGAAACCAAAGTCCAGCCAGAGGCCAAGCAATAGTAATCCAGGGATAATTGGAACACCTCCGAAATCTGCTGCTCCTACTGATAAGAATTTTAAAAGAGTTGATCCGCAAGTAGCTAACATGCCAGAAAAGTTTGCTCGTCTTAACATTCACGAGGCGCAGAATGTAATCATTGCTCAGCATATAAGAGTCCCGGATGCTGATCGCTGTCAGCTGACTTTTGGCAGCTTTGGTGTTGACTTTGATACATCTAGGAATTTTGCTCCGGGAGGTGCTAGAGAAGAATTAATTGGGGAGTCAGCTGCAAG TTTGTCAGAATCAGCCCGGGCATCTTCTAGCGGTACTTCTGAATCTAAACAGGTGGACATGGTTGAGGAGCATGTTAGAAATTCGAGATCAAATTCTCCGACTTCACCTGCAACTTCTGATAATCAGTTGACAGACAAAGAAGAAGCTGATGCTCAGGATTTAGACAGTTATAATGCCATTGGAATGGTCACAGATCACACCCGAGTCAATGCTCCTTCAGAGTCGCAACAGCAGCAAGATCCTCCTGAGCTTCCCAGCTTTTCG GCTTATGATCCTCGGACTGGGTACGACATATCATACTTCAGAACCACTATGGAAGAAGCTGTCCGTGGACAGGGCCTACCATCTCCTCAAGAG GCCTTAAGTTCACACGCCGCTAACAGCATGCCGGTGTCAACTGTAGCCATGGGAGGACAGCAGCAACACCAGCAACCACCGCCGGTGGCTCAAATGTACCCTCAAGTTCATGTTTCCCATTTTCCAAACCTAATGCCATATCGACAGTTTCTCTCACCTGTTTATGTTCCCCCTATGGCCATGCCTGGCTACTCTAGTAACCCTGCGTATCCTCATCCATCTAGTGGCAACAGTTACATGTTGATGCCTGGAGGTGCTTCTCATCTTAACACAGGTGGCCTCAAATATGGAGTTCAACAGTTTAAGCCTGTTCCAGCTGGTAGTCCTACAGGTTTTGGCAATTTCGCTAGTCCTGCAGGATATGCTGTGAATCCTCCTGGCATTGTAGGGAGTGCAACTGGGCTTGATGATTCGTCTCGAATGAAATATAAGGATAACAATTTGTATGTTCCAACTCCACAG GCCGAGACATCTGAAATGTGGATGCAGAACCCTAGAGAGATCCCAGGAATGCAATCCACCCCCTACTACAATATGACGGGGCAGACACCTCATGCTGCTTATTTGCCGTCCCACACTGGGCATGCTTCCTTTAATGCGGCTGCTGCGCAATCTTCCCACATGCAATTCTCGGGCTTGTACCACCCGTCTCCGCAAGCAGCTGCAATCGCGAATCCACACCACTTGAGCCCATCTATGGGGGCGAGCTTGGGAGTGGGGGTGGCTGCGCCTTCTCCTGTGGCTCAAGTCGGTGCTTATCAGCAACCACAATTGGGGCATCTTAATTGGACGACGAACTTCTGA